Proteins encoded by one window of Vampirovibrionales bacterium:
- a CDS encoding NUDIX hydrolase codes for MSNGSFLDIVQQKKQSHDESSQLTRYELPLVTVDIVLFTVQQGRLKVLLIRRKSEPHMHMWAIPGGFIHGGESLEAAAARQLQEETSVENIYLEQLRAFGKPGRDPRARVITVAYFALVSSKKLHLKADANAEDVRWFCVTELPELAFDHALIVGEALAAVKERLENSSIAFQLLPEKFTLTELQRVFELVQARTLDKRNFRKKMLASGILRDTGETKMEGYHRPAQLYAFREVAIPVSA; via the coding sequence ATGTCGAATGGAAGTTTTCTGGATATCGTCCAGCAGAAAAAGCAGTCTCACGACGAATCCTCTCAACTGACGCGCTACGAATTGCCGCTGGTAACCGTGGACATCGTGCTGTTTACCGTGCAGCAGGGACGCCTCAAGGTCTTACTGATTCGGCGCAAGAGCGAGCCGCACATGCACATGTGGGCCATCCCCGGCGGGTTTATTCACGGCGGCGAAAGCCTGGAGGCCGCCGCAGCCCGCCAGTTGCAAGAAGAAACCAGCGTCGAAAATATTTATCTCGAGCAATTGCGCGCCTTCGGCAAACCGGGCCGCGACCCGCGCGCGCGCGTCATTACAGTCGCCTATTTTGCGCTGGTCAGCAGCAAAAAGCTACATCTGAAGGCGGACGCCAACGCCGAAGACGTGCGCTGGTTCTGCGTCACGGAACTGCCGGAGCTGGCCTTTGATCACGCCCTCATCGTGGGCGAAGCGCTGGCCGCCGTGAAAGAACGCCTCGAAAACTCCTCGATCGCCTTTCAGCTCCTGCCAGAAAAATTTACCCTGACAGAACTCCAGCGCGTGTTCGAGCTGGTGCAGGCCCGCACGCTGGACAAGCGCAATTTCCGCAAAAAAATGCTCGCCTCCGGCATTCTGCGCGATACCGGCGAAACCAAGATGGAAGGCTATCACCGCCCCGCGCAACTGTACGCCTTCCGCGAGGTCGCTATTCCGGTCTCGGCCTGA
- a CDS encoding dCTP deaminase, whose translation MILNETLILARMADPDPERRIIITPLINPEEQFGPTSVDLRLGTDFQVMRRSNLTHMDLVNKTPEALRRDAAQSMQAVKIPPTEPFVLHPGEFALASTLEFVRIPLDLAARLEGRSTWGRLGLQIHATAGFVDPGFCGALTFELSNVSTVPLQLYPGVRISQICFFVSQRTQLPYARKRFTKYSGKSSTAASEFYRDPEYDRIRRARREAAASGV comes from the coding sequence ATGATCCTCAACGAAACCCTGATTCTGGCCCGTATGGCGGATCCCGATCCTGAGCGCCGCATCATTATTACGCCGCTCATCAATCCTGAAGAGCAGTTCGGCCCCACGTCGGTAGATTTGCGACTGGGCACGGATTTTCAGGTGATGCGCCGCTCGAACCTGACGCACATGGATCTGGTGAATAAGACGCCGGAAGCCTTGCGGCGAGACGCGGCGCAATCGATGCAGGCCGTTAAAATCCCGCCAACCGAGCCATTTGTGTTGCATCCGGGCGAATTTGCGCTGGCCTCAACGCTGGAATTCGTGCGAATTCCGCTCGATCTGGCTGCGCGGCTTGAAGGTCGCAGTACGTGGGGTCGGTTGGGGCTGCAAATTCACGCCACGGCGGGCTTTGTGGATCCGGGCTTTTGCGGCGCACTGACCTTTGAGCTGTCCAACGTCAGCACGGTGCCGTTGCAGTTGTATCCGGGCGTGCGCATCTCGCAGATTTGCTTCTTTGTCTCGCAGCGTACCCAGTTGCCTTACGCGCGCAAGCGTTTTACGAAATACAGCGGCAAATCGTCCACGGCGGCGTCGGAATTCTACCGTGATCCGGAATACGATCGTATCCGCCGCGCCCGTCGAGAAGCCGCCGCCAGCGGGGTCTAG
- a CDS encoding glycosyltransferase family 39 protein, which yields MQAAPAPPTNLPRKRLMIAIASLLAILALAAWLRFSLIGYGLPLLLWEDEPIYLRRALNLGFGDWNPHYFKKPGFFLYFYYGWYWLAYQAGDWANWQAYVDAFRADPGAVTLLGRAVTATMGVATVAMTFALARRIGASLWASLAAAALMAIYSPHVKYSAIVASDAPALLCLMACACSAVGYYQTGRWRDVLLCGAMAGLAVAFKYNFFTLALPLSAHGLRWLAPPAASGLQAQADKIASPRRFARLFDARILACLAAAVVTFLALCPYTVLDFGAFWRDFDLERRHVLLRQAHDATRRFLPMAGFGKTFFHILPKALGWPLWAAGLLSLGLAGVRLWRERLASPSWLIPLAFMAIFLLAASQFRLVNAKYLLPAAPFWMLLIALGLDSLRVATITRGRWPASLASLAMSLMLALLAWPMAADAAYFARVHAKPDTRTLMNARLLARVAPRETVMVEPEALPLGAPAFLRTPFLPAMRGKASFLPAPDAYTVRIHALARSSWLVMRLKPRKTPDKRLTLPWSPAYYAQIAREFELVDALTPFVSTRADRRALRQAATSNQALDQALLGQYQTWERRKTPDERSGPILLLWRRR from the coding sequence ATGCAAGCCGCCCCTGCGCCGCCGACAAATCTTCCCCGAAAGCGCCTGATGATCGCCATCGCCTCGCTGCTGGCGATTCTGGCGCTGGCCGCGTGGCTGCGGTTTTCGCTGATTGGCTACGGCCTGCCGCTGTTGCTGTGGGAAGACGAGCCGATTTACCTGCGCCGCGCGCTCAATCTGGGCTTTGGCGACTGGAATCCGCATTATTTCAAGAAACCCGGCTTTTTTCTGTATTTTTACTATGGCTGGTACTGGCTGGCGTATCAGGCGGGGGACTGGGCGAACTGGCAGGCGTATGTCGACGCGTTTCGGGCCGATCCCGGGGCGGTGACGCTGCTGGGTCGGGCGGTGACGGCGACGATGGGCGTGGCGACCGTGGCGATGACGTTTGCGCTTGCCAGACGAATCGGCGCGAGCCTCTGGGCGTCGCTGGCCGCCGCCGCGCTGATGGCCATTTACTCGCCGCATGTCAAATATTCGGCGATTGTCGCTTCAGACGCGCCTGCTCTGCTGTGTCTAATGGCCTGCGCCTGCTCCGCCGTCGGCTACTATCAAACCGGCCGCTGGCGCGACGTCCTGCTCTGCGGGGCGATGGCGGGGCTGGCGGTTGCTTTCAAATATAATTTTTTCACGCTGGCCTTGCCCTTGAGCGCCCATGGTCTGCGCTGGCTGGCTCCGCCTGCGGCCTCCGGCTTGCAGGCGCAGGCGGACAAAATCGCGTCGCCCAGGCGCTTTGCCCGGCTCTTCGATGCCAGGATACTCGCCTGCCTGGCGGCTGCCGTCGTGACGTTTCTGGCGCTATGCCCGTATACGGTTCTGGACTTTGGCGCCTTCTGGCGCGATTTTGATCTGGAGCGCCGTCATGTGCTGCTGCGGCAAGCGCATGACGCGACGCGGCGCTTCTTGCCGATGGCGGGCTTTGGCAAAACGTTTTTTCATATTCTGCCCAAGGCGCTGGGCTGGCCTTTGTGGGCGGCGGGGCTGCTGTCGTTGGGGCTGGCGGGCGTTCGGCTGTGGCGCGAGCGGCTGGCGAGCCCCTCGTGGCTGATTCCGCTCGCGTTTATGGCGATATTTCTGCTGGCGGCTTCTCAATTCCGGCTGGTCAACGCCAAGTATCTGCTCCCGGCGGCCCCGTTCTGGATGCTGCTGATTGCGCTGGGTCTTGATTCTCTGCGAGTTGCGACGATCACGCGCGGGCGATGGCCCGCCAGTCTGGCCTCGCTGGCAATGAGTCTAATGCTGGCGCTGCTGGCGTGGCCCATGGCGGCGGACGCCGCTTACTTCGCGCGCGTCCATGCCAAACCCGATACCCGCACGCTCATGAATGCCCGTCTGTTGGCGCGCGTCGCCCCGCGCGAAACCGTCATGGTCGAGCCGGAAGCCCTGCCGCTGGGCGCGCCCGCCTTTCTGCGAACGCCTTTTCTGCCCGCGATGCGGGGGAAGGCCTCGTTTCTGCCTGCGCCCGACGCGTATACGGTTCGCATCCATGCGCTGGCGCGATCGTCCTGGCTGGTGATGCGCCTGAAGCCTCGCAAGACGCCGGACAAGCGTCTGACGCTGCCGTGGTCGCCCGCGTATTACGCCCAAATCGCCCGGGAATTCGAGCTGGTCGACGCGCTAACGCCGTTTGTCTCCACCCGGGCCGATCGCCGCGCCTTGCGTCAGGCGGCGACCTCGAATCAAGCGCTTGATCAGGCCTTATTGGGGCAATATCAGACGTGGGAGCGTCGCAAGACGCCTGACGAGCGCTCGGGGCCCATCCTGTTGCTGTGGCGACGGCGTTAA
- a CDS encoding WecB/TagA/CpsF family glycosyltransferase: MTPSSPIFPPAVPLESFDISAFQNAGDLIRRILFEIERPGQRFIAYLNVHVANMAEQDARLADTLRQADCLFCDGAGIQLGAWMMGGSLPKRFPAADWVFDLLASLAESGRTVYFLGGKPGVFERMRDVIAGRIPNHTVIGGHHGYFLTDEAQERAVIDDINALRPDLLIVGFGTPLQERWIAAHREQLRVSALLPLGAVMDYFTGAFPRCPQWMGDLGMEWLFRLSVEPRRLFARYVVGNPQFLTRMAKCALQSRLLARRQRPAPVN; this comes from the coding sequence ATGACCCCTTCTTCGCCGATTTTTCCGCCCGCTGTCCCGTTGGAGTCGTTTGATATCAGCGCCTTCCAGAATGCGGGCGACTTAATTCGCCGTATCCTGTTTGAGATCGAGCGTCCCGGGCAACGCTTTATCGCCTATCTCAACGTGCATGTGGCCAACATGGCCGAGCAGGACGCCCGTCTCGCCGACACGCTTCGCCAGGCCGATTGCCTTTTCTGCGACGGCGCGGGGATTCAACTGGGCGCCTGGATGATGGGCGGCAGCCTTCCCAAGCGATTTCCGGCGGCGGACTGGGTGTTTGATCTGCTGGCGTCGCTGGCGGAATCCGGGCGGACGGTTTATTTTCTGGGCGGCAAGCCGGGCGTGTTCGAGCGCATGCGCGACGTCATTGCCGGGAGAATCCCGAACCATACGGTTATTGGCGGGCATCACGGCTATTTTCTTACTGATGAGGCGCAGGAGCGCGCCGTCATCGATGACATTAACGCCCTTCGCCCCGATCTGCTGATTGTGGGTTTCGGCACGCCCTTGCAGGAACGCTGGATCGCGGCGCATCGCGAGCAACTGCGCGTCTCGGCCCTGCTGCCGCTCGGCGCGGTGATGGATTACTTCACCGGCGCGTTTCCGCGCTGCCCGCAGTGGATGGGCGATCTGGGCATGGAATGGCTGTTTCGCCTCAGCGTCGAGCCTCGGCGGCTGTTTGCCCGCTATGTTGTGGGCAATCCACAATTTTTAACCCGTATGGCCAAGTGTGCGCTGCAATCGCGCCTTCTGGCGCGGCGTCAACGACCCGCCCCCGTCAATTAA
- a CDS encoding HAD-IIIA family hydrolase: MAMDIDGVLTDGRIVYADNGAEFKAFNVKDGQGLALLKRAGVRSAFITARSSSVNARRAEELGIDVLGQDIKRKWPYLQTLLAQWGLSAEEVAYLGDDWPDADCLRRVGLACCPADAASEIQGMCHVICAKPGGGGAAREITDLILRAQGAFPAV, encoded by the coding sequence ATGGCGATGGACATCGACGGCGTGTTAACCGATGGGCGCATCGTGTACGCTGATAACGGGGCGGAGTTCAAGGCCTTTAACGTTAAGGACGGTCAGGGGCTGGCTTTGCTCAAGCGCGCAGGCGTTCGCAGCGCTTTCATCACCGCGCGAAGCTCGTCTGTCAATGCGCGTCGCGCCGAGGAATTGGGTATTGACGTGCTGGGACAGGATATCAAGCGCAAATGGCCGTATCTGCAAACCCTGCTCGCGCAATGGGGCCTAAGCGCTGAAGAAGTGGCCTATCTGGGCGACGATTGGCCGGATGCCGACTGCTTGCGCCGCGTTGGGCTTGCCTGCTGCCCGGCGGACGCGGCGTCAGAAATTCAGGGGATGTGTCACGTCATTTGCGCCAAACCCGGCGGCGGCGGCGCGGCGCGGGAAATCACGGATTTAATTCTACGCGCCCAGGGGGCTTTTCCGGCGGTTTAG
- the pheS gene encoding phenylalanine--tRNA ligase subunit alpha, translating into MNQSAANASDTPVAARAALDAMGQEAQQALQAATTLQAVEDVRLEYLGRKGRLNDVKRSLKDAPPEERPALGAHANAVSDRLQAAIDAKRDALAAEELSARLAGESIDVTMPGVYVPMGKPHPLTRVTEELCDIFRALGFDVVDDTLCPEVETEYYNFDALNFPPDHPARDMQDTFYADVAPDALLRSQTSNAQIRYMEAHGVPVRIVAPGRVYRNEDVSSKKNVLFHQIEGLLVEEGVSIAHLKGTLSHFIRQFFGDARATRFRTSYFPFTEPSMEMDVLFRREVNGVIKEDWLEILGCGMVDPNVLTNVGVDPERYSGFAFGMGIERLAMLKYGIVNIRDFYANDLRFLGAF; encoded by the coding sequence ATGAATCAATCCGCTGCGAATGCCTCCGATACGCCTGTCGCCGCTCGCGCTGCGCTCGACGCCATGGGGCAGGAGGCGCAACAGGCGTTGCAGGCCGCCACGACGCTTCAGGCTGTCGAAGACGTGCGGCTGGAATACCTTGGGCGCAAGGGCCGCTTGAACGACGTCAAGCGCAGTCTCAAAGACGCCCCACCCGAGGAGCGTCCCGCACTGGGCGCGCACGCCAACGCCGTAAGCGATCGCTTGCAGGCGGCGATTGACGCCAAACGCGACGCTCTGGCTGCCGAAGAGCTGAGCGCGCGGCTGGCGGGAGAGTCTATTGACGTGACCATGCCCGGCGTTTATGTGCCGATGGGCAAGCCGCATCCGTTGACGCGCGTCACGGAGGAGCTGTGCGATATTTTTCGGGCGCTGGGCTTTGACGTGGTGGATGATACGCTCTGCCCCGAGGTTGAAACGGAATACTATAACTTCGATGCGCTGAATTTTCCGCCCGACCACCCGGCGCGCGATATGCAGGATACCTTTTACGCCGACGTCGCGCCGGATGCGCTCCTGCGCAGCCAGACGTCCAACGCGCAGATTCGCTATATGGAAGCCCATGGGGTTCCCGTGCGCATCGTTGCGCCGGGGCGGGTGTACCGCAACGAGGACGTGAGTAGCAAAAAGAACGTGCTGTTTCATCAAATCGAAGGCCTGTTGGTGGAAGAAGGCGTGAGTATCGCGCATTTGAAAGGCACGCTCTCGCATTTTATCCGGCAGTTTTTTGGTGATGCGCGCGCGACGCGCTTTCGCACCAGTTATTTTCCGTTTACGGAGCCCAGTATGGAGATGGACGTGCTGTTTCGCCGCGAGGTTAACGGCGTGATCAAAGAAGACTGGCTCGAAATTCTGGGCTGCGGGATGGTCGATCCCAACGTGCTGACCAACGTCGGCGTGGATCCCGAGCGCTACAGCGGCTTTGCGTTTGGCATGGGCATCGAGCGTCTGGCGATGCTGAAATACGGCATCGTCAATATCCGCGATTTTTACGCCAACGATTTACGCTTTCTCGGGGCGTTTTAG
- the rsmH gene encoding 16S rRNA (cytosine(1402)-N(4))-methyltransferase RsmH, translated as MPVDGSTPLRHDPVMLAETLDLLAPAPGRAYADATGGGGGHSAAIWPLIQPEGRLVIIDQDAAALAIARKREALASADGTIVWAHANFSVLPDVLKQANIARLDGGLLADLGVSSFQFDDGPRGFSFSKDAPLDMRMNSDGTGVTAATLLEEASEEELVQILSEYGEERLSKSIARELVAKRRQWPLRTTAELAALIENVYHRTLGRPRGRIHPATQTFQALRIAVNDELGSLRQLLGALPACLAPGARAVIISFHSLEDRLVKRAFRDGSRPGPHGEATHWRLLTPKPLRPSKAEVAANPRARSARLRAVEAI; from the coding sequence ATGCCTGTTGATGGCTCCACGCCCCTGCGCCACGATCCGGTCATGCTCGCCGAAACGCTGGACCTGCTCGCGCCTGCGCCCGGACGCGCTTATGCAGACGCAACCGGCGGCGGCGGCGGCCATAGCGCGGCGATCTGGCCGCTGATTCAGCCGGAGGGCAGGCTGGTTATTATTGACCAGGACGCCGCAGCGCTCGCCATCGCCCGCAAGCGCGAAGCGCTGGCGTCTGCCGACGGGACGATTGTCTGGGCCCACGCCAATTTCTCTGTGTTGCCGGATGTCCTGAAACAGGCGAACATCGCGCGACTCGACGGCGGCCTGTTGGCGGATCTGGGCGTGTCGTCCTTCCAGTTTGACGACGGCCCGCGCGGCTTCAGCTTTTCGAAAGACGCGCCCCTGGATATGCGCATGAATTCCGATGGAACTGGCGTCACGGCGGCGACGCTGTTAGAAGAAGCCTCTGAAGAAGAACTGGTGCAAATCTTATCGGAATACGGCGAGGAGCGATTGTCAAAATCGATTGCGCGCGAACTGGTCGCCAAGCGCCGCCAGTGGCCATTGCGTACGACGGCGGAACTCGCCGCGCTGATTGAGAATGTGTATCACCGCACGCTGGGGCGTCCGCGCGGGCGCATTCATCCTGCGACGCAGACGTTTCAGGCGTTACGCATTGCCGTGAACGACGAATTGGGAAGCCTGCGTCAATTACTGGGCGCTTTACCTGCCTGTCTGGCGCCGGGCGCGCGGGCGGTGATCATCAGTTTCCATTCGCTGGAAGATCGCCTTGTCAAGCGCGCTTTTCGAGACGGCTCGCGTCCGGGGCCTCACGGGGAAGCAACCCACTGGCGTTTGTTAACGCCCAAACCCTTGCGCCCCTCGAAAGCTGAAGTCGCCGCCAATCCACGGGCCCGCAGCGCCCGTTTGCGCGCCGTCGAAGCGATTTAG
- a CDS encoding tetratricopeptide repeat protein has protein sequence MTPFSILGRVTPPFSPATPRIVCRAAIALSLLGLALADAPRAFSQAPALQDRLTRTQTAPEPVVQSPSQVLLPILVEEMDLLVRPSLTDDCDWLGRIPSDARQQASIDADASPCAARVLLRVVAPRNPLHAFPLEAQDVAYREPSALIDSDDPRLITLARSLTAHTPYAYAAAQAIHQWVAAHIQTAPAGLSVKQASATLQTAKGSALEKSLLMAALCRAVGIPARIAAGATYRPLGEGSGALTADASGFAYHVWAEAFVSEWTGFDPMRAQIRLDASHLKLADSAYALFPHEESPFTESVLNRLPGLRFEVTRAQAPGAAVVSLSGRAQTQARAIPSIDLTQIDLQRLTRQQIPVYEATPDPHRIAPKEPEGRVTRALDALAKGDGDAARQSLTAAVHDASAPLAAYRLSQTLATLGFYSLAQQAVRSAAQGDPSLAMLFAQRIRADFPTEPLGASDETAYAIALSRISGDAPSSSASSEALLTRDAIATLDALMRRHPGFDSPLLALGRLALTQAQPEMALERFQRYVSLKPDDPRGWAGLAQASLSQKRYREASLRFAKAATLARRSETDFLTRLTPELDTARQIAQARDRLARAPKDADAWIALGQALLRQGQVEEARTSFGNAQVFQPASARARLYYAMTHAADGHWQALAPLISHVTPSAFASGLDRANAYALLALWQTRQGRFDAAVSSLQAAVAADPGDSRRAIDLAKGFDRVGKPTQAITALRQGLDRAVGAGNDPLQRQILRLILAERLLTRAPAQAQTLAEAALQADPMNPEPYRLLATLALDLPNDTGLEEAQRRLNQALALDPDNAAALAQQGRASERQGRTESAIAYYQRALAADNALLLPAQRLNVWIDRLQLPIEKPAIAQPMSPGEYAWLVRILALDHDFELRQLRTMTRLNAVLSNPAELSVRNLAQRRATLPILHDYARELQAFQASLNATAPPARLSALRQILQQLAELEGYRLRWYETILPRFFRDEELVAIHQKSAILSQETLRWGRAYNSEINALFASLPSGQLESALSETSWDSHETTLAQISAIQAELASKMTKSSPVDGAATSNAAESVTSQKPDDNAPQKPLPASAPSVKP, from the coding sequence ATGACGCCTTTTTCGATTTTGGGGCGCGTAACGCCGCCCTTCTCTCCCGCGACGCCGAGAATCGTCTGTCGTGCGGCGATTGCGTTGAGCTTGCTGGGCCTGGCGCTTGCGGACGCGCCGCGCGCTTTTTCGCAGGCCCCCGCGCTGCAGGATCGTCTGACCCGAACGCAAACAGCGCCTGAGCCTGTAGTTCAGAGCCCGTCTCAGGTGCTGTTACCGATTCTGGTTGAAGAAATGGATCTGCTCGTGCGCCCGTCGCTCACAGATGACTGCGACTGGCTGGGCCGAATTCCCAGCGATGCGCGTCAACAGGCGTCGATCGACGCCGACGCCTCGCCGTGCGCCGCCCGCGTGCTCCTGCGCGTCGTGGCGCCTCGGAATCCCTTGCATGCTTTTCCGCTGGAGGCGCAAGACGTTGCCTATCGCGAGCCCTCGGCTTTAATCGACTCCGACGATCCGCGCCTGATAACCCTTGCGCGTTCGCTGACCGCGCATACGCCTTACGCTTATGCTGCCGCCCAGGCGATTCACCAGTGGGTCGCCGCGCATATTCAGACCGCGCCGGCCGGCCTGTCTGTCAAGCAGGCCAGCGCCACGCTTCAAACCGCAAAGGGCTCCGCGCTTGAAAAATCCCTGTTGATGGCCGCCTTGTGTCGCGCCGTTGGCATTCCCGCGCGTATTGCCGCCGGGGCAACGTATCGCCCGCTTGGAGAAGGCAGCGGCGCACTGACCGCAGACGCTTCCGGCTTTGCCTATCACGTCTGGGCGGAAGCGTTTGTCAGCGAGTGGACGGGCTTTGATCCCATGCGCGCGCAAATCCGCCTGGACGCCTCGCACCTGAAACTGGCCGATAGCGCGTATGCGCTTTTCCCACATGAAGAATCCCCTTTTACCGAAAGCGTTTTGAATCGCTTGCCGGGGCTTCGCTTTGAAGTGACGCGGGCGCAGGCTCCCGGCGCGGCGGTGGTGAGCCTGAGCGGCCGGGCGCAGACTCAGGCGCGCGCCATTCCCTCAATCGATCTGACGCAGATCGATCTTCAGCGTCTTACGCGTCAGCAGATTCCCGTCTATGAAGCCACGCCCGATCCGCATCGCATCGCCCCGAAAGAGCCAGAAGGCCGCGTGACCCGCGCGCTGGACGCCCTGGCTAAAGGCGACGGCGACGCGGCGCGTCAAAGTCTGACGGCGGCCGTTCATGACGCGTCCGCTCCATTGGCCGCCTATCGTTTGTCGCAAACGTTGGCGACGCTGGGCTTTTATTCGCTGGCGCAACAGGCGGTGCGAAGCGCCGCTCAGGGCGATCCTTCCCTTGCCATGCTCTTCGCTCAACGCATCCGCGCCGATTTCCCGACGGAGCCGCTGGGCGCGTCTGACGAAACAGCTTATGCCATTGCCCTCAGTCGTATCAGCGGCGATGCCCCATCCTCATCCGCTTCTTCTGAGGCCCTTCTAACCCGCGACGCCATTGCGACACTGGATGCATTAATGCGCCGCCATCCCGGTTTCGATTCGCCGTTACTGGCCTTGGGACGCCTTGCCTTGACGCAGGCCCAGCCGGAAATGGCGCTTGAGCGTTTTCAGCGCTACGTCTCCCTGAAGCCGGACGATCCGCGCGGCTGGGCGGGACTTGCTCAGGCGTCGTTAAGTCAAAAGCGCTATCGAGAGGCGTCGCTGCGTTTTGCCAAAGCCGCGACGCTGGCCCGTCGTTCAGAGACGGACTTCCTGACTCGTCTGACACCTGAACTGGACACGGCGCGGCAAATCGCGCAAGCCCGCGATCGCCTGGCCCGTGCGCCCAAAGATGCCGATGCCTGGATTGCGCTGGGCCAGGCCCTGTTGCGTCAGGGGCAGGTAGAGGAAGCGCGCACGTCGTTCGGCAATGCGCAGGTATTTCAGCCCGCCTCTGCGCGCGCCCGACTCTATTATGCGATGACGCATGCCGCCGACGGACACTGGCAGGCGCTGGCGCCGCTGATTTCACATGTGACGCCCTCAGCGTTCGCGAGTGGTCTCGATCGCGCCAACGCGTACGCTCTGTTGGCCTTATGGCAGACGCGGCAGGGACGCTTCGATGCGGCGGTCTCCTCGTTGCAAGCCGCCGTCGCCGCCGATCCCGGCGATTCGCGCCGCGCGATAGACTTGGCTAAAGGCTTCGACCGCGTTGGCAAGCCCACTCAGGCCATCACGGCGTTGCGTCAGGGCTTGGATCGCGCTGTCGGCGCGGGAAACGATCCGCTGCAACGCCAGATTCTACGTCTTATTCTGGCCGAACGCCTGTTGACGCGCGCGCCCGCACAAGCCCAAACGCTGGCCGAGGCGGCGCTTCAGGCCGACCCGATGAATCCTGAGCCCTATCGCCTGCTGGCGACGCTGGCTTTGGATCTTCCCAATGATACCGGTCTGGAGGAGGCTCAACGCCGCCTGAATCAGGCGCTGGCGCTGGACCCTGACAATGCAGCCGCGCTGGCCCAGCAGGGACGCGCCTCCGAGCGCCAGGGGCGTACGGAATCCGCTATCGCGTATTATCAGCGCGCCTTGGCGGCGGATAACGCCTTGTTGCTGCCTGCCCAGCGCCTGAACGTCTGGATCGATCGCTTGCAGCTCCCGATCGAAAAACCTGCGATCGCCCAACCCATGTCTCCAGGAGAATACGCTTGGTTGGTGCGGATTCTGGCGCTGGATCACGACTTCGAGTTACGCCAACTAAGGACGATGACGCGTTTAAACGCCGTACTGTCTAACCCTGCGGAGCTTTCGGTTCGCAATCTGGCCCAACGCCGCGCGACCTTGCCGATTTTACACGATTACGCTCGCGAACTTCAGGCCTTTCAGGCCTCGCTGAACGCCACTGCGCCGCCGGCCCGCTTATCAGCACTGCGGCAGATTCTTCAGCAGCTTGCCGAGCTGGAGGGATACCGGCTCCGCTGGTACGAAACCATCTTACCGCGCTTTTTCCGCGATGAAGAGTTGGTCGCGATCCACCAGAAATCGGCCATTCTGAGTCAGGAAACGCTGCGATGGGGCCGCGCTTACAATAGCGAGATCAACGCCCTGTTTGCGTCTTTGCCAAGCGGCCAGCTCGAATCCGCTCTCAGCGAGACGTCATGGGATTCGCACGAAACCACCCTCGCTCAGATAAGTGCGATTCAGGCCGAATTGGCCTCTAAAATGACTAAAAGCTCGCCTGTGGATGGCGCCGCGACCAGCAACGCCGCCGAGTCCGTCACCAGCCAGAAGCCCGACGATAACGCGCCGCAGAAGCCCCTTCCGGCGAGTGCGCCGTCTGTAAAGCCGTAA